In Vanacampus margaritifer isolate UIUO_Vmar chromosome 18, RoL_Vmar_1.0, whole genome shotgun sequence, a genomic segment contains:
- the LOC144038665 gene encoding E3 ubiquitin-protein ligase TRIM35-like — translation MASLAEDHLQCPTCLEIFKDPVILPCSHNFCRACLQQWREQKGDRTCPICRTEFSSIDIIINLALKNMCEVFSQASVESDDICILHKEKLKLFCVDHQVLVCHICKDAKIHAGHKFFPFIEVHEDHKDKLQEGLQEAKNRLKDYIETRDYCNEQATYIKVQREQVENKIKIDFEELRRFLQAEEEARLSAVREEEKEKSRMMKEKIQALSRDMAALSDEIRSTEEKLTSDPISFMKNFKNAMTKIQKLPDKPKLLSGALLDEVKHVGNLKFSMWERMKEMVSYSPVILDPNTGNPTLSLSEDLTSVSHQKEHQRPNNPEKSKFKYVLGSALVSQTHMWDVEVGDNRHWKLGVAWQNSCLPHSMKVSSIAFCDDKYRKFGGSFGSWNPPVKLQKIRVHVDMNKRSVSFSESRTNTELCKTAPSYWPHLSDNMKMFPYFYTTDTIPLQIIPLACRVTTQSQ, via the coding sequence ATGGCCAGCCTAGCTGAGGACCATCTCCAATGTCCAACCTGTTTGGAGATCTTTAAAGATCCTGTCATCCTGCCGTGTAGTCACAACTTCTGTCGTGCGTGTTTACAGCAGTGGAGGGAGCAGAAAGGAGATCGAACGTGTCCAATCTGTAGGACGGAGTTTAGCTCAATTGATATAATTATCAACTTGGCCCTGAAGAACATGTGTGAGGTCTTTTCACAAGCCTCAGTGGAGTCTGACGACATCTGCATCTTGCACAAGGAGAAACTGAAACTTTTCTGTGTGGACCACCAGGTGCTTGTGTGCCACATCTGCAAAGATGCAAAAATCCACGCTGGCCACAAGTTCTTTCCCTTCATTGAAGTTCACGAAGATCACAAAGACAAACTCCAGGAAGGCCTGCAGGAGGCAAAGAATAGACTGAAAGATTACATTGAGACAAGAGACTACTGCAATGAACAAGCGACGTACATCAAGGTCCAGAGGGAGCAGGTGGAAAACAAGATTAAGATTGATTTCGAGGAACTTCGTCGCTTCTTgcaggcggaggaggaggccaGGTTGTCTGCTGTGAGGGAGGAAGAGAAGGAGAAGAGTCGGATGATGAAGGAGAAGATTCAGGCTCTCAGCAGAGACATGGCCGCGCTTTCAGACGAGATCAGAAGCACAGAGGAGAAGCTGACCTCTGACCCCATTTCCTTCATGAAGAACTTCAAGAATGCAATGACCAAAATCCAGAAGCTACCCGACAAGCCCAAACTGCTCTCAGGAGCTCTGCTGGACGAAGTCAAGCATGTGGGCAACCTCAAGTTCAGCATGTGGGAACGAATGAAGGAGATGGTCTCCTACAGTCCCGTCATACTGGACCCAAACACGGGCAATCCAACACTCAGTCTGTCTGAAGATCTGACCAGTGTGAGTCATCAAAAAGAACATCAGCGTCCAAACAATCCAGAGAAGTCCAAGTTTAAATATGTGCTTGGTTCTGCTTTGGTCTCACAAACGCACATGTGGGATGTTGAGGTGGGAGACAACAGACACTGGAAACTGGGTGTGGCATGGCAGAATTCTTGTTTGCCACATAGCATGAAAGTATCTAGCATTGCATTTTGTGATGATAAATACAGAAAGTTTGGTGGGTCATTTGGATCGTGGAATCCGCCAGTGAAGCTGCAGAAGATCCGAGTTCACGTGGACATGAACAAAAGATCAGTTTCATTCTCTGAATCACGTACAAACACTGAATTGTGCAAAACAGCACCTTCCTATTGGCCACATTTGTCTGACAACATGAAAATGTTTCCTTACTTTTACACAACTGATACAATTCCTCTGCAAATAATTCCACTTGCATGTCGCGTAACGACTCAAAGTCAGTGA